A single Synergistaceae bacterium DNA region contains:
- a CDS encoding tetratricopeptide repeat protein: protein MRVKFFPACTVLFMLVFAGSSFAASPSLNMNGEAHVGEQAVLSVEASQIPPGGSVIWSVVPTSGKTPARFSVRAGGRECAFTPLDTEPVRVIAEFADRNGDIISSSEKLVAPKEFVIDIAVVVENPVTLWDSSSRSDYALSPDVLMANTPVRLRASLNPSFSGKHSFTWNSDAATAIISQDNEDILIRRGSIGASEITVTAFNAQGVRLGAGDSIVSINLPVSTYEESSMEREAWQNWKTAQGLWESGNYAEAVDTARRAVELSPRDTEIADGLRAISANFARYNKAQKLREDAVNFDKAGRFDDALKNLRIAQVIWPVDDGARIIKSAEEKVDRQRKLQQEANWLRDTASAYDNENMYEDALEYYAKSIAVMSSDAVLDRMERIRNRLTLIADADRYAGEGSAREREGKLQEAMNNYVASVRSNPDATLRQHIEELQSVISRRERQANALNREGDDLMRRNQNQEALKRFTESINVWPTDRARQRLQQLSRVKLPPDTVIRGPEDFGIGTRYDAQKIIQEADNLYADGNIDQAAALYKKAQQIAPSDEMRRWVARLDAVLKERDAVNAANRQISEANALFRAGKTKEALELYRDSLKTHKNAEIESFLRRQATSK, encoded by the coding sequence ATGCGCGTAAAATTTTTCCCTGCATGTACAGTTTTGTTTATGCTGGTATTTGCAGGCTCATCATTTGCGGCTTCCCCGTCCTTAAACATGAACGGAGAGGCTCATGTGGGAGAGCAGGCAGTTCTTTCTGTCGAGGCCTCCCAGATTCCCCCGGGCGGCTCTGTAATATGGTCAGTAGTCCCTACATCAGGAAAGACTCCTGCGCGTTTCTCTGTCAGGGCGGGGGGGCGTGAGTGTGCCTTCACACCTCTTGACACTGAGCCGGTGAGAGTCATAGCTGAGTTTGCCGACAGGAACGGCGATATTATTTCGTCATCTGAAAAACTGGTAGCCCCTAAAGAGTTTGTGATTGACATTGCGGTTGTTGTCGAAAACCCCGTTACGCTGTGGGACTCGTCAAGCAGGTCTGATTACGCCCTGAGTCCTGATGTGCTTATGGCAAATACTCCCGTGAGGCTCCGCGCTTCCCTCAATCCCAGTTTCAGCGGCAAGCATTCTTTCACGTGGAACTCTGACGCGGCTACGGCGATAATCAGCCAGGACAATGAAGACATACTCATACGGCGCGGCAGTATCGGCGCAAGCGAAATCACAGTAACAGCCTTCAACGCTCAGGGAGTCAGGCTCGGCGCAGGGGACAGCATAGTGAGCATTAATCTTCCTGTTTCGACATACGAGGAGTCATCGATGGAGCGGGAAGCGTGGCAGAACTGGAAGACAGCACAAGGCTTATGGGAGTCCGGGAATTACGCAGAGGCAGTAGACACAGCACGCAGAGCGGTGGAGCTTTCCCCGCGGGATACTGAGATTGCTGACGGACTCCGGGCGATATCCGCAAATTTTGCCCGCTACAACAAGGCGCAGAAACTCCGTGAGGACGCTGTAAATTTCGACAAAGCCGGGAGATTTGACGATGCATTGAAGAATCTGCGAATCGCGCAGGTGATATGGCCTGTTGATGACGGCGCGAGAATAATAAAGTCAGCAGAAGAAAAAGTAGACCGACAGCGGAAATTACAGCAGGAAGCAAACTGGCTCAGGGACACCGCAAGCGCATATGACAATGAAAACATGTACGAGGACGCATTAGAGTATTACGCAAAAAGTATCGCAGTCATGTCAAGCGATGCAGTTCTTGACCGAATGGAGAGAATCCGAAACAGGCTGACACTTATAGCCGATGCAGACCGCTACGCCGGTGAAGGAAGCGCACGCGAACGCGAGGGAAAACTTCAGGAGGCCATGAATAACTATGTCGCCAGCGTAAGAAGCAACCCCGACGCTACACTCCGTCAGCACATAGAGGAATTGCAGAGCGTAATTTCCCGCCGCGAAAGACAAGCCAACGCATTAAACCGCGAGGGGGACGACCTCATGAGGCGCAATCAGAATCAGGAAGCCCTCAAGCGTTTCACCGAAAGCATTAACGTTTGGCCGACAGACCGCGCACGGCAGAGACTCCAGCAGTTAAGCAGGGTAAAACTTCCGCCCGACACCGTAATACGAGGGCCGGAGGATTTCGGGATAGGCACAAGGTATGACGCGCAGAAAATCATTCAGGAAGCGGATAATCTTTATGCTGACGGAAATATTGACCAGGCCGCCGCGCTCTACAAGAAAGCCCAGCAGATAGCACCCTCTGACGAAATGCGCCGATGGGTTGC